From the genome of Maribacter algicola, one region includes:
- a CDS encoding LVIVD repeat-containing protein, with translation MLRRFPILITAITALFFSCSDETTVYEDPNNKDNLRLESNETLLENSVIYDKAGVLDILDEATITGKYASSAKAQPAGDYPLTLVAQVDVPSFQGGENLTASHVVVDGDYAYVSYNTVDASFVGAVDIINVKNPRNPRVTSRLYYTNADLNAIAYDNGYVYLAGGVDSELSVTATANSFVAKIYAPDGRFDLDAGITYGFQDGYNATDVEVVSDKVIVTSGQEGFVRVYNKSDLSTVVEAPYADLRAVAANESNIAVLDASAGVSILDQSLNTIKDISIDSDFGVNTKRTLDFYGENVIVSEGSKGAGVYNGSTGDFVEYIPILLNPETVDDADVVTNAVATNENVLLMANGGAGLCLSEDKENADTSLVGIIQLEGSINFVTSKDDYIFAASGLEGLQIIKLNRPDESLVARCSNLSGYSGSSNLNVGPGSIESYRGSKRFFDFDVYGELLLCGSWTVRNQLVIHENALFEMNGHLAVARNSRRGDVTVKSGATLRIEGNLTIYGDLNLEDGASIEFIGENNAVNIFGTVNRTGETTVTGTFLDVKDKF, from the coding sequence ATGTTAAGAAGATTCCCCATTTTAATCACTGCAATAACTGCACTGTTCTTTTCCTGTAGCGATGAAACAACCGTATATGAAGATCCCAATAATAAGGACAATTTAAGGTTGGAGTCCAACGAAACACTTTTAGAGAATAGTGTTATATATGACAAAGCCGGCGTACTCGATATCTTGGACGAAGCTACCATTACAGGTAAATACGCCTCCAGCGCAAAAGCACAGCCTGCAGGCGACTATCCCTTGACCTTGGTGGCGCAGGTAGATGTCCCTTCCTTTCAGGGAGGCGAGAACCTAACAGCATCCCATGTAGTAGTAGATGGGGACTATGCCTATGTATCCTATAACACGGTGGATGCCAGTTTTGTGGGGGCCGTGGATATCATCAATGTAAAAAACCCAAGAAACCCAAGGGTTACATCTAGATTGTACTATACGAATGCCGACCTAAACGCCATTGCTTATGATAATGGCTATGTATATTTGGCGGGGGGTGTAGATTCCGAGCTTTCGGTTACGGCAACAGCTAATTCCTTTGTGGCCAAAATCTACGCACCGGATGGTCGTTTTGATTTGGATGCAGGCATAACCTATGGATTCCAAGATGGCTACAATGCTACGGATGTTGAAGTAGTATCAGATAAAGTAATCGTTACTAGTGGCCAAGAGGGATTTGTTAGGGTATATAACAAATCAGATTTAAGTACGGTTGTAGAAGCTCCGTATGCCGATTTAAGGGCCGTAGCAGCAAACGAATCCAATATTGCCGTGTTGGACGCAAGTGCCGGTGTTTCCATTTTGGACCAGAGCCTGAACACTATCAAGGACATTTCGATAGATTCCGATTTTGGAGTAAATACCAAAAGAACACTTGATTTTTACGGAGAGAACGTTATTGTTTCCGAAGGTTCGAAAGGAGCGGGAGTGTATAATGGAAGTACGGGTGACTTTGTGGAATACATTCCTATTTTATTAAACCCTGAAACCGTGGACGATGCAGATGTCGTTACAAACGCGGTGGCCACCAATGAAAATGTATTATTAATGGCAAATGGTGGTGCGGGACTTTGCCTATCCGAAGACAAGGAAAATGCCGATACCAGTTTGGTGGGTATCATCCAATTGGAAGGCTCCATCAACTTTGTGACTTCCAAAGACGATTATATTTTCGCCGCCTCGGGCTTAGAGGGGTTGCAGATCATCAAATTGAATAGACCTGATGAAAGTTTGGTGGCTAGATGCTCCAACTTAAGTGGATACTCGGGCAGTTCAAATTTGAATGTTGGCCCAGGATCTATCGAAAGCTATAGAGGCTCAAAACGTTTTTTTGATTTTGATGTTTATGGTGAACTTTTACTGTGTGGTTCATGGACAGTAAGAAATCAACTGGTGATACACGAAAATGCGCTATTTGAGATGAACGGACATCTGGCTGTGGCCAGAAACTCTAGAAGAGGTGATGTAACCGTAAAATCAGGTGCTACTCTTAGAATAGAGGGTAACCTTACCATTTACGGGGATTTGAATTTGGAAGATGGAGCATCTATCGAATTCATTGGCGAAAACAACGCAGTGAACATCTTTGGTACCGTAAACAGAACTGGTGAAACGACCGTAACTGGCACGTTTTTGGATGTCAAGGACAAGTTTTAA
- a CDS encoding rhomboid family intramembrane serine protease: MYNLDIATIAVIAANIMVSLKGFNDTYFFDRYKFSIGAIKSGQKERMLTSGFLHVDIAHLFFNMFTLYFFADVVIGWFGQGKFIIIYFISLLAGSLLALLFHKDEPYYSAVGASGAVTGILYSAILLQPNDSLYLMFIPIPIPAYVLGIGYLLYSIYGMKSRLGNIGHTAHFGGAVGGYLITLIFMPSLLGTDTLMVILLAIPIILLFVLAKLGKLN, from the coding sequence ATGTACAACCTGGACATCGCCACCATAGCCGTTATTGCGGCGAACATCATGGTTTCCCTCAAAGGCTTTAATGATACTTATTTTTTTGACCGATATAAATTCAGTATTGGCGCCATAAAAAGTGGTCAAAAGGAAAGAATGCTTACATCGGGCTTTTTACATGTGGACATTGCCCATTTATTTTTCAATATGTTCACCTTGTATTTTTTTGCCGATGTGGTCATTGGTTGGTTTGGTCAGGGTAAATTCATTATCATTTACTTTATAAGCCTTTTGGCAGGTAGTCTTTTAGCCTTGTTGTTCCATAAGGACGAACCTTACTACAGTGCTGTTGGAGCCAGTGGTGCCGTAACTGGAATTCTCTACTCGGCTATACTGCTGCAACCAAATGATAGTCTTTACCTCATGTTCATTCCCATACCTATTCCGGCCTATGTGCTGGGCATTGGGTATTTGTTGTATTCCATCTATGGTATGAAAAGCCGTTTGGGCAATATTGGGCATACTGCTCACTTTGGTGGTGCGGTAGGTGGTTATTTGATTACGCTCATTTTCATGCCCAGTCTTCTGGGAACAGATACGCTTATGGTCATATTATTGGCAATACCCATTATTCTACTTTTTGTGCTGGCTAAATTGGGAAAATTGAATTAA
- a CDS encoding lysophospholipid acyltransferase family protein, protein MPSIIEGMQLLVFILTYPFLWIISVLPHRLFYGFSDVVFFLVYKVIGYRRRVVQDNLNLVFPDKDPEEIHRIEKEFYRHMCDMFLEMIKYMNLSKEQIKRKYNVLNIEVINEIEKKRSILVVCSHYANWEWNVSMNNYVKAKGYAVYQKIGNKYFDRFIKKVRSRWNTTLITQQQTVKTVVKDKRDGIIGIFGMVSDQSPQAHRAQYWSEFMGIKVPIFNGAETMARKLGLAVVFLKVSKVKRGYYQAEFIPITENGKYTEENEITEAFLRLTEKQINERPEHYLWTHKRWKHRGKTPASFAKVS, encoded by the coding sequence TTGCCCAGTATAATAGAAGGCATGCAACTACTGGTTTTTATTTTGACATATCCCTTTTTATGGATAATCTCCGTATTGCCGCACCGACTTTTCTATGGTTTTTCCGATGTTGTGTTCTTTCTGGTCTATAAGGTCATAGGTTATAGGCGTAGGGTTGTACAAGATAATCTCAATTTGGTATTTCCTGACAAAGACCCTGAAGAAATTCACAGAATAGAAAAGGAATTCTACAGACATATGTGCGATATGTTCTTGGAAATGATAAAGTACATGAATCTAAGCAAGGAACAGATCAAAAGGAAATACAATGTACTTAACATTGAAGTAATCAATGAAATTGAGAAAAAGCGAAGCATCCTGGTAGTCTGCTCGCACTATGCCAATTGGGAATGGAACGTTAGCATGAACAATTATGTAAAGGCAAAAGGCTACGCCGTCTATCAAAAAATTGGGAATAAGTATTTTGACAGATTCATCAAAAAAGTACGGAGTCGTTGGAACACGACCTTGATTACGCAGCAACAAACGGTTAAAACGGTGGTCAAGGATAAGCGAGATGGCATTATAGGAATTTTTGGTATGGTCAGCGACCAATCCCCTCAGGCCCACAGGGCACAATATTGGTCGGAATTTATGGGGATTAAAGTCCCCATTTTTAACGGAGCTGAAACAATGGCCCGAAAGTTAGGACTTGCAGTTGTTTTTCTGAAGGTCAGTAAAGTGAAACGGGGCTACTACCAGGCGGAATTTATCCCCATTACCGAAAACGGCAAGTATACCGAGGAAAACGAGATTACCGAAGCCTTCCTTAGATTGACGGAAAAACAGATAAACGAAAGGCCGGAACACTATTTATGGACCCACAAAAGATGGAAACACAGAGGCAAAACTCCCGCGTCTTTTGCCAAGGTCTCTTAA